A portion of the Acidisarcina polymorpha genome contains these proteins:
- a CDS encoding NAD(P)/FAD-dependent oxidoreductase: MTARYDIAIVGSGFSGSLMAMIACRLGYSVALIDKGKHPRVVIGESSTPLTNLLLEEISVRYDLPVLKSLTKWGTWQRDYPGIACGLKRGFTFYHHDLASPISNLPDRSQQLLVAASPNDRLADTHWYRADFDHFLVNQGRQMGVNCLDETQLSSMVELDSGIVLEGKRGGREMSLFARFLIDASGPRGFVHRVLDLAERNFPTSPNTQSIYNHFSGVNRIASHSPDSGEQPPYPVDDAAVHHIFDGGWIWVLHFNNGLTSAGMAATDRLASSLNFSHSENAWGEVLRKIPMLNTQFETAKPEASFSHIPRLSFYSSKIAGSNWAMLPSAAGFIDPLLSTGFPLTLLGVGRLAEIIEGALEKRHLAPRLLAYGHKTEEELLATALLIGSLYHNMHDFPVFSALTLLYFAAASFSETVRRLDKPHLAESFLLHDHPLFGATSRSLMERSLAPRTTDQSARLVEQIHLAIEPFNLAGLGDSGRNNWYPVLAEDLIRSHAKVNASPAELSTLLQRCGFPDDNHSLSPASISRSQP; encoded by the coding sequence TTGACAGCACGATACGATATCGCCATAGTCGGATCGGGCTTCTCTGGCTCACTCATGGCAATGATCGCCTGCCGTCTCGGATATTCGGTGGCGCTGATCGATAAAGGGAAGCACCCCCGCGTCGTGATTGGCGAGTCCTCAACGCCGCTGACTAACTTGCTGCTTGAAGAGATCTCTGTTCGCTATGATCTCCCAGTCCTCAAGTCACTTACAAAGTGGGGTACTTGGCAGAGAGACTATCCCGGCATAGCATGTGGACTAAAACGCGGATTTACCTTCTACCATCATGATCTTGCTAGTCCAATCAGCAACTTGCCAGATCGCAGCCAGCAGCTTCTGGTCGCGGCCAGTCCCAACGATCGGCTAGCCGACACTCATTGGTACCGGGCCGACTTCGACCACTTCTTGGTCAATCAGGGTCGGCAAATGGGAGTCAATTGCCTGGACGAGACACAGCTAAGTTCGATGGTTGAGTTAGACAGCGGTATCGTCTTGGAAGGTAAGCGCGGCGGGCGGGAAATGAGTCTCTTCGCAAGATTCCTCATCGATGCGTCCGGACCCAGAGGTTTCGTGCACAGAGTTCTAGATTTGGCAGAGCGCAACTTCCCTACATCTCCAAACACTCAGTCGATCTACAATCATTTTTCCGGAGTCAACAGGATTGCTTCGCATTCCCCTGACAGCGGCGAACAGCCTCCCTACCCGGTTGATGATGCGGCTGTACATCATATTTTTGATGGCGGATGGATCTGGGTCCTGCACTTCAACAATGGCTTGACTAGCGCAGGAATGGCGGCAACCGATCGGCTCGCTTCCTCATTGAACTTCTCGCATTCGGAGAATGCGTGGGGGGAAGTACTCCGAAAGATTCCGATGTTGAATACACAATTTGAGACGGCCAAGCCGGAAGCCTCCTTCTCTCATATCCCACGTCTCTCTTTCTATAGCTCCAAGATAGCTGGATCTAACTGGGCAATGCTGCCGTCAGCTGCGGGTTTCATCGACCCGCTTCTATCAACGGGCTTTCCTCTCACCCTCCTGGGAGTTGGCCGGCTAGCGGAGATCATCGAGGGGGCCTTGGAAAAGAGACATCTCGCACCGAGACTCCTGGCCTATGGTCATAAGACCGAGGAAGAGCTGCTTGCTACCGCACTGCTGATTGGAAGCCTCTACCATAACATGCATGACTTCCCCGTCTTCTCTGCTCTGACCTTGCTCTATTTCGCCGCCGCCAGTTTCTCCGAGACTGTAAGAAGACTGGATAAACCCCATTTGGCGGAGTCGTTTCTGTTGCATGACCACCCTCTGTTTGGCGCCACAAGCCGCTCTCTGATGGAGAGATCTTTGGCGCCACGAACGACGGACCAATCGGCAAGGTTGGTCGAGCAGATCCACTTAGCCATCGAACCATTCAACCTGGCTGGCTTAGGAGATAGCGGTCGCAATAATTGGTATCCCGTTTTGGCAGAGGACCTGATCAGGTCACACGCAAAGGTAAATGCCAGTCCAGCAGAGCTATCAACCCTCTTACAGCGCTGTGGCTTTCCCGATGACAATCACTCACTGTCGCCGGCTTCTATCTCTCGATCCCAGCCTTAG
- a CDS encoding CRTAC1 family protein, which yields MPKSAVQPDLKPSEGSTLRPSGPIQFVDVTTQAGLAFKHNNGAFGKKYLPETMGSGACFLDYDNDGWQDILLVNSMDWPDHKNHKSYPSLYHNNGDGTFTDVTAAAGLQVEMYGMGCAVGDFDNDGYDDLYITAVGNNRLFRNLRNGKFADVTAKSGVGDLGFSTSAIWFDYDNDGKLDLFVSHYVNWTEDKDLYCSLDNKNKSYCTPDAYKGESATLFHNKGNGVFEDVTKRAGLYDPTSKSLGIAMLDYDNDGWMDLFVANDTQRNKLYHNNHDGTFTDTGEVVGVAYGESGSTRAGMGADAGDFDHSGRQGLIVGNFTNEGLALYRDDGTGLFTDESLSSGVGQASLNSLTFGSFFFDYDLDGLLDIFALNGHVADDISVVRPTLKYEEAPLLFRNKGKDKFEDVTNRMGPALRRAVVGRGAAYADYDNDGDLDLLLTTNNGPARLLRNENGNQNDMIRVKVVGVRSNRDGIGTKVTLTTNKGVRQFAIVKGGSSYMSQSELPLTFGLGRPEQNKTVSLDLVWPSGRREKIQNIQPNQFLTIQEGHGVVSAKSIVFNPGAAKAGIER from the coding sequence ATGCCTAAGTCTGCTGTACAGCCGGATTTGAAGCCGTCAGAGGGATCGACACTCCGGCCGTCCGGACCTATTCAGTTCGTCGATGTTACTACGCAGGCGGGTCTCGCTTTTAAACACAACAACGGAGCGTTCGGGAAGAAGTATCTACCGGAGACGATGGGTAGTGGGGCGTGCTTTCTTGACTATGACAATGATGGTTGGCAAGACATTTTGCTGGTCAATTCAATGGACTGGCCGGATCACAAAAATCATAAATCTTACCCATCCCTTTATCATAACAACGGTGATGGCACCTTTACCGATGTGACCGCCGCGGCTGGATTACAGGTCGAAATGTATGGCATGGGGTGTGCAGTCGGCGACTTTGACAACGACGGCTATGATGATCTCTACATCACCGCCGTGGGAAATAATCGTCTGTTCAGGAACTTGAGGAACGGGAAGTTTGCCGATGTGACCGCAAAGAGCGGAGTAGGTGATCTGGGATTCTCGACCTCCGCAATCTGGTTCGACTATGACAACGATGGCAAGCTGGACCTATTTGTGTCGCATTACGTGAACTGGACTGAAGATAAGGATTTGTATTGCTCGCTCGATAACAAAAATAAGTCCTACTGCACGCCGGACGCCTACAAGGGAGAAAGTGCAACTCTCTTCCATAACAAAGGCAATGGCGTCTTCGAAGATGTCACCAAACGTGCAGGTCTCTATGATCCCACAAGTAAATCTCTTGGGATCGCTATGCTCGATTACGACAACGATGGCTGGATGGACCTGTTCGTCGCCAATGACACGCAACGTAATAAGCTTTATCACAACAACCACGATGGGACCTTTACCGACACTGGCGAGGTGGTCGGGGTGGCCTATGGAGAATCGGGGAGCACTCGCGCCGGGATGGGGGCGGATGCTGGCGACTTCGATCACTCGGGCCGTCAAGGACTTATAGTAGGCAACTTTACGAACGAGGGTCTTGCTCTCTATCGTGATGACGGAACAGGCTTATTCACTGACGAATCGCTCTCTTCCGGAGTTGGGCAAGCGTCATTAAACAGTCTCACTTTTGGCAGCTTTTTCTTTGATTACGACCTAGATGGATTGTTGGATATCTTTGCATTAAACGGTCATGTTGCCGATGACATCAGTGTTGTCAGGCCAACTCTCAAGTACGAAGAAGCGCCGCTGCTATTCCGGAATAAGGGCAAAGACAAGTTTGAAGATGTCACGAATCGGATGGGACCCGCACTGCGGCGCGCCGTGGTGGGGCGCGGAGCCGCGTACGCGGATTACGACAACGATGGGGATCTCGATCTGCTGCTCACCACAAATAATGGTCCCGCTCGTCTACTGCGCAATGAGAACGGAAATCAGAACGACATGATACGAGTGAAGGTTGTTGGAGTGCGTTCCAATCGGGATGGAATTGGGACCAAAGTCACACTCACTACGAATAAGGGCGTCCGGCAATTCGCCATCGTCAAAGGCGGATCAAGCTATATGTCGCAGAGCGAGCTTCCTCTTACATTTGGCCTTGGGAGGCCAGAGCAGAACAAGACTGTGAGCCTTGATCTCGTGTGGCCGAGCGGCAGGAGAGAGAAGATTCAGAATATTCAGCCTAACCAGTTTCTGACGATCCAGGAAGGCCATGGAGTTGTCTCCGCCAAGTCAATCGTCTTTAACCCTGGAGCGGCTAAGGCTGGGATCGAGAGATAG
- a CDS encoding radical SAM protein — protein sequence MTTVSLSIYPEKPADRDAWILANRSIRNPVNASRPYAFFVEDERSASGEIVPIATIFLTNRECPWRCLMCDLWKNTLPGTVAPGAIPAQIDFALTRMPPARQTKLYNSGSFFDPRAIPTSDYAAIAKLGTGFERVIVESHPALINDHCLAFHDLVDGRLEVAMGLETANPGVLERLNKRMTLASFAAAAEKLTLHDIDLRVFILVKPPFMLEEEALEWAARSVDFAFKCGATAMTLIPTRGGNGALEQLSTSGDFAPPRLATLEAALDYGISLKRGRVFADLWDLRVQGGCPVCREERVDRLRLMNLQQVLLASVSCRECGVDN from the coding sequence ATGACGACTGTGTCGCTTTCGATTTATCCGGAGAAACCTGCCGATCGCGATGCGTGGATCCTGGCAAATCGTTCTATTCGGAACCCGGTCAACGCATCTCGGCCCTACGCTTTCTTTGTCGAAGATGAGCGGTCAGCCAGCGGCGAGATCGTCCCGATCGCGACTATTTTTCTGACAAACCGGGAGTGTCCATGGCGCTGCTTGATGTGCGATCTGTGGAAGAACACTTTACCTGGGACGGTAGCGCCGGGAGCCATCCCCGCACAGATTGATTTTGCGCTGACCCGGATGCCCCCCGCCCGCCAGACCAAGCTTTATAACAGCGGCAGTTTCTTTGACCCACGCGCGATCCCTACATCGGACTACGCAGCGATCGCCAAACTAGGCACCGGTTTCGAGAGAGTGATCGTCGAGAGTCATCCCGCTCTTATTAATGATCACTGTCTAGCCTTTCACGATCTGGTTGATGGACGACTTGAGGTTGCCATGGGCCTTGAGACAGCCAATCCAGGAGTTTTGGAACGTCTCAACAAGCGCATGACTTTAGCGTCCTTTGCTGCAGCAGCCGAAAAGCTAACTCTGCATGATATCGACCTTCGCGTCTTCATCCTCGTCAAACCTCCTTTCATGCTGGAAGAAGAGGCTTTAGAATGGGCCGCTCGTTCGGTCGACTTTGCTTTCAAGTGCGGAGCCACTGCAATGACTTTGATTCCGACCCGCGGCGGAAACGGTGCTCTCGAACAACTAAGTACCTCGGGAGACTTCGCTCCCCCACGATTAGCGACCCTCGAAGCCGCCCTGGATTATGGAATCTCGCTGAAAAGAGGTCGCGTCTTTGCTGACCTTTGGGACCTACGCGTACAAGGTGGCTGTCCGGTTTGTCGAGAGGAACGAGTTGACCGCCTCAGGTTGATGAATTTGCAACAAGTCTTACTCGCATCTGTCTCGTGCAGAGAATGCGGAGTCGACAATTGA
- a CDS encoding sensor histidine kinase, producing MTGRVFTKVFFSFVLVLCAGTAILDLSLRRILEPSLRKQAEHSLIDINATMHLLHRDVLIATMISLVLATIIAAVLAQRFSLRLRRIVIFASRIAAGELSARVEEGNLDEISEVAHALDATASRLEQSFHALDTNRRELEALLDSMQEAVVAVNAHGQVSWSNAVMQRVSPSPVREGRSLVHTIRDPQVLACVEGALESREVHRARATSVAPGRIYEVSAAPTPGGGAVAVLHDVTEVERAEKTRRDFVANVSHELRTPLTSISGYVETLLDGHHSEKDTRDFLSIILKNATRVNRLTEDLLALASVESGDYKLRTLPVRASVLVQDAIESLAGMVLDSPVTLEAAETTTDFVLADPDSLNQVFGNLIENAMKYGKSGERVCVGARRLENEVEFFVRDFGPGIPFEHLDRIFERFYRIDKARSRDSGGTGLGLAIAKHIVLAHGGIIRAESELGLGATFLFTLPIAPARPQQVSPVISARTEESAPFPVEK from the coding sequence ATGACCGGGCGTGTCTTCACCAAGGTCTTCTTCTCTTTCGTTCTGGTCCTATGCGCCGGGACCGCAATCCTGGATTTATCTCTACGTCGAATTCTTGAGCCTTCTCTGCGCAAGCAGGCCGAACACTCGCTCATTGACATCAACGCAACGATGCACCTCCTGCATCGGGATGTACTGATCGCGACGATGATCTCCCTGGTCCTTGCGACCATCATTGCGGCTGTGCTGGCGCAGCGTTTCTCGCTCCGGCTGCGCCGCATCGTTATCTTCGCCAGTCGCATTGCTGCCGGAGAACTCTCGGCGCGCGTCGAAGAAGGCAATCTTGATGAGATTTCCGAAGTCGCGCATGCGCTTGACGCTACCGCCAGCCGCCTGGAGCAGAGCTTCCATGCGCTCGATACCAACCGGCGCGAACTGGAGGCGTTGCTCGACTCGATGCAAGAAGCGGTTGTCGCCGTCAACGCCCATGGACAAGTGAGCTGGTCAAATGCGGTGATGCAACGCGTCTCCCCAAGTCCGGTGCGCGAGGGCCGCTCGCTGGTGCACACGATCCGCGACCCGCAAGTCCTCGCCTGCGTGGAAGGCGCTCTTGAGAGCCGTGAAGTTCACCGCGCACGAGCCACCTCTGTTGCCCCGGGCAGAATCTATGAAGTGAGTGCCGCCCCGACTCCCGGCGGCGGAGCTGTCGCCGTGCTTCACGATGTCACCGAAGTCGAACGCGCCGAAAAGACCCGGCGGGATTTCGTGGCCAACGTCTCTCATGAGCTGCGGACCCCCCTGACTTCCATCTCCGGATATGTCGAAACGTTGCTGGACGGTCATCACTCAGAGAAGGACACTCGCGATTTCCTCTCGATCATTTTGAAAAATGCGACCAGGGTAAACCGGCTTACTGAAGATCTTCTAGCGCTGGCCAGCGTCGAATCAGGCGACTATAAGCTCAGGACGCTTCCGGTTCGTGCCTCAGTGCTCGTCCAGGATGCCATCGAATCTCTCGCAGGCATGGTGCTCGACTCCCCTGTAACCCTCGAAGCCGCCGAAACTACCACAGACTTTGTGTTAGCCGATCCCGACTCTCTCAACCAGGTCTTTGGGAATTTGATTGAGAACGCTATGAAATATGGGAAGAGCGGTGAACGCGTCTGCGTTGGAGCGAGACGACTCGAAAATGAAGTGGAGTTCTTCGTGCGGGACTTCGGCCCTGGTATACCCTTCGAGCACCTCGACCGTATCTTCGAGCGATTCTATCGGATCGACAAGGCCCGCTCTCGCGATTCCGGAGGTACTGGATTAGGCCTTGCGATCGCGAAGCACATCGTGCTCGCTCATGGAGGTATTATCCGGGCGGAGAGTGAGCTCGGTCTGGGCGCAACTTTTCTTTTCACCCTGCCCATCGCTCCGGCGAGGCCTCAACAAGTCAGCCCCGTCATTTCCGCCCGCACCGAAGAGTCTGCGCCGTTCCCGGTCGAGAAATAG
- a CDS encoding asparagine synthase-related protein, with protein sequence MNHAYIERVVDLTDPEANQLYDLGIEEARSILLSQPAEAVGQIRGSFALLAREGKTVRMARSLDRPMRYFLAKRQEGPALVVAHRIDTIYDWLKAEGLASQFHPSYTRMVPAHYVVEIQLVGCPDPDPLYSRFFAPASATLPNDLDEIGRNYISALADEIALWLKTIPEHAPIGVCFSGGIDSGSVFLTTYFMLRKLGMNPARLKAFTLDLGNGPDLQQARNFLDQLGLSLFMETIEADPSDLDVTETIRLLEDYKPLDIQSATMAIALCRGIRERYPEWIHLIDGDGGDENLKDYPIEENPELTIRSVINNQMLYQEGWGVGKIKHSLTYSGGLSRSYIRTYAPAHHYGFKGFSPYTKPSVIAVAEAVPFIDLTQYDVARLYELKGEIVSRGIAAVTGIKMPTFPKRRFQHGAISIEALNRRLPSQEAEYRKQFLALYQ encoded by the coding sequence GTGAACCACGCATATATAGAACGGGTAGTCGATCTCACCGATCCAGAGGCCAATCAACTATACGACCTCGGTATCGAGGAGGCGCGAAGCATTCTACTGAGCCAGCCTGCAGAGGCGGTCGGACAGATACGAGGTTCTTTTGCCTTGTTAGCCCGCGAAGGTAAGACCGTAAGGATGGCTCGCTCTCTTGACCGCCCGATGCGGTATTTCCTTGCCAAACGGCAGGAGGGCCCGGCACTAGTAGTCGCCCACCGCATCGATACAATCTACGACTGGTTAAAGGCCGAAGGTCTGGCCAGTCAATTTCATCCGAGCTACACCCGCATGGTTCCCGCCCACTATGTCGTTGAGATCCAACTGGTCGGCTGTCCGGATCCGGATCCTCTATATAGCCGGTTTTTTGCTCCGGCCTCCGCGACTCTTCCGAATGACCTTGATGAGATCGGACGTAACTATATCTCTGCGCTGGCCGATGAGATTGCTCTCTGGCTCAAGACAATCCCGGAACACGCACCGATCGGCGTCTGTTTCTCGGGCGGCATCGATAGTGGGAGCGTCTTTCTGACCACGTACTTCATGCTGCGAAAGCTGGGGATGAACCCGGCGCGCCTGAAGGCCTTCACACTCGATCTTGGCAATGGACCTGACCTTCAGCAGGCCCGCAATTTCCTGGACCAACTTGGGCTTTCATTGTTCATGGAAACCATCGAAGCAGATCCATCGGATTTGGATGTGACCGAAACAATCCGCCTGCTCGAAGACTACAAACCGCTGGATATTCAGTCGGCTACTATGGCAATTGCCCTGTGTCGAGGTATCCGTGAGCGTTACCCCGAGTGGATCCATCTGATCGATGGCGATGGAGGCGACGAAAACCTCAAAGATTATCCGATTGAGGAAAATCCCGAACTCACCATTCGCAGTGTCATCAACAACCAGATGCTCTATCAGGAAGGCTGGGGAGTTGGCAAAATTAAGCACTCCCTCACTTACAGTGGTGGACTTAGCCGCTCGTACATCCGAACCTACGCGCCGGCCCATCACTACGGCTTCAAAGGTTTCAGCCCATATACAAAACCGAGCGTCATCGCGGTCGCAGAAGCGGTTCCCTTTATTGATTTGACCCAGTACGACGTTGCTCGTCTCTATGAATTGAAAGGCGAAATTGTCTCGCGCGGCATCGCCGCAGTTACCGGCATCAAAATGCCGACCTTTCCGAAACGCCGCTTTCAGCACGGCGCCATCAGCATAGAAGCGCTCAACCGCCGCTTGCCATCTCAGGAAGCAGAGTACCGCAAGCAATTTTTAGCACTCTATCAATGA
- a CDS encoding (R)-mandelonitrile lyase → MRILLNQARSSRQGPGAYFTGRVWIDEIVIGTAPSKLKANRVSFEPGARTAWHTHPVGQALHVLTGLGRVQLQGSSPQRIGPGDTVWIEAGEVHWHGAEPGRTMVHLAIQEADEHGTDVIWMEQVTDEEYLAPAE, encoded by the coding sequence ATGAGAATCCTTCTCAATCAAGCACGTAGTAGCCGCCAAGGTCCGGGCGCGTACTTCACTGGCCGCGTTTGGATCGACGAAATCGTCATCGGGACCGCGCCATCGAAGCTCAAAGCCAATCGAGTCTCCTTTGAGCCAGGCGCGCGGACCGCCTGGCACACCCATCCTGTCGGACAAGCGTTACATGTGCTTACCGGACTTGGTCGCGTCCAGCTACAAGGAAGCTCTCCACAGCGCATAGGCCCCGGAGACACCGTCTGGATCGAAGCCGGAGAGGTCCATTGGCACGGCGCAGAGCCTGGACGGACGATGGTGCATCTTGCCATTCAGGAGGCTGACGAGCATGGCACCGACGTCATCTGGATGGAGCAGGTCACGGACGAGGAGTATCTTGCGCCGGCGGAATGA
- a CDS encoding RnfABCDGE type electron transport complex subunit D encodes MSHQALADESVLPVNGSSRWKQILSIDNRFVPPLFITLILLVGQLSFGMLESYKKTLLAIGTSITAELILGRTFLGKWPHLASAYISGISVGILVRSPAFWPYALCALLSISSKYVLRYKGRHLWNPSNFGISALLFLASDAAASLSIQWGNYLLPMIAIWALGSTIVWRVRRFHITATYVASFLIFAFIRAWLTGNPWQAEVAPLTGPEYQLYIFFMITDPKTTVKSVRGQCLVAFSIALLEMIFRLNQVVYAPFYALFLVGPTALLLEMWLQSRSHRVLAASV; translated from the coding sequence ATGAGTCACCAGGCGCTTGCGGATGAATCCGTGCTACCAGTAAATGGATCATCGCGTTGGAAACAGATTCTTAGCATTGATAACCGATTCGTACCGCCGCTCTTTATTACCCTCATCCTGTTGGTGGGCCAGCTCTCTTTTGGAATGCTTGAGAGCTACAAGAAGACCCTGCTTGCGATAGGAACGAGCATCACTGCCGAATTGATCTTGGGCCGGACATTCCTGGGTAAGTGGCCTCATCTCGCCAGCGCTTATATCAGCGGGATCAGCGTTGGCATTCTGGTACGTTCGCCCGCCTTCTGGCCGTACGCTCTATGCGCGCTTCTCTCCATAAGTTCTAAATACGTCTTGCGGTACAAAGGAAGGCATCTTTGGAATCCTTCGAACTTTGGAATTTCTGCCCTCCTTTTCCTCGCCAGTGATGCTGCCGCAAGCCTCAGCATTCAGTGGGGCAATTACCTGTTGCCGATGATTGCCATCTGGGCGCTCGGATCCACGATTGTATGGCGAGTTCGCCGCTTTCACATCACCGCCACTTATGTGGCGTCTTTCTTGATCTTTGCCTTCATACGGGCATGGTTGACGGGGAATCCTTGGCAAGCGGAAGTTGCTCCTCTCACGGGTCCTGAGTATCAGCTATATATCTTCTTCATGATTACGGACCCAAAGACGACCGTCAAAAGCGTACGAGGGCAGTGTCTGGTGGCGTTCTCAATCGCCTTGCTCGAGATGATCTTTCGATTGAATCAAGTCGTCTATGCGCCATTTTATGCGTTGTTTCTGGTTGGTCCCACCGCCTTGTTGTTGGAGATGTGGTTGCAATCACGGAGTCATAGAGTTTTGGCCGCGAGTGTCTAA
- a CDS encoding FMN-binding negative transcriptional regulator, protein MYVPPAFREDDLPTIHAEMQKIQLATLVTLTENGLVATHLPLLLDSDAGEFGTLYGHLARGNLQWRETMPSVEALAIFTASDAYVTPSWYPSKLETGKVVPTWMYAAIHAYGAVKFIDDAEWLRDLVSRLTDKHEASFPQPWKVTDAPGEYVEAQLKRIIGVELPISRLEAKWKFDQRSLEADRLGVVTALEASSTPGNLEAAGVMRRIEEKRKG, encoded by the coding sequence ATGTACGTGCCGCCTGCTTTTCGCGAGGATGATCTACCGACTATTCACGCCGAGATGCAGAAGATCCAGCTGGCCACGCTGGTGACTCTGACGGAGAACGGGCTTGTCGCGACACACCTTCCACTCCTGCTCGATTCGGACGCCGGCGAATTTGGCACCCTATATGGACATCTCGCACGAGGCAATCTCCAGTGGCGCGAGACTATGCCTTCCGTCGAGGCGCTGGCGATATTTACTGCTTCGGATGCATATGTCACGCCTTCCTGGTATCCCAGCAAACTGGAGACGGGAAAGGTTGTGCCTACCTGGATGTATGCCGCTATTCATGCTTATGGGGCGGTCAAGTTCATCGACGACGCGGAGTGGCTGCGCGATCTAGTTTCCCGGCTGACGGATAAACACGAAGCATCGTTTCCGCAGCCATGGAAGGTCACCGATGCTCCCGGTGAATACGTCGAGGCGCAACTGAAGCGGATTATCGGCGTCGAGCTACCTATCTCCCGGCTTGAGGCCAAGTGGAAGTTCGACCAGCGTTCCTTGGAGGCAGATCGGCTTGGAGTGGTGACTGCCCTGGAGGCATCCTCAACGCCGGGGAACCTGGAGGCCGCAGGAGTGATGCGCCGGATTGAGGAGAAGAGGAAGGGGTGA